In a single window of the Gossypium hirsutum isolate 1008001.06 chromosome D02, Gossypium_hirsutum_v2.1, whole genome shotgun sequence genome:
- the LOC107908374 gene encoding uncharacterized protein, giving the protein MIMKNSVMIFFALVLLLASPEADGQRPENRPEPKLLSNDQLATSSRLGRKADVGSAATASLVAAPDQEDNDNNPGYEHYGSNTDPHNLVHHSYINGTNPYPKHKKSP; this is encoded by the coding sequence ATGATCATGAAGAACTCAGTGATGATCTTTTTCGCCCTGGTTTTGCTCTTGGCATCTCCGGAAGCTGACGGACAAAGGCCCGAAAACCGGCCGGAGCCGAAGCTCTTAAGCAACGATCAGCTTGCAACCAGTAGCCGTCTGGGTCGAAAAGCTGACGTCGGAAGTGCTGCTACGGCGAGCCTTGTTGCTGCGCCCGATCAGGAAGATAATGACAATAACCCGGGGTACGAACACTACGGAAGTAATACTGATCCGCACAATCTAGTTCACCATTCCTATATAAATGGAACCAATCCTTATCCTAAGCACAAAAAATCACCATAA
- the LOC107910569 gene encoding probable protein phosphatase 2C 42 has product MLWGLMNLFSLCWKPFGPDGENHETNGVLGGGGGTTGGSREGKDGLLWFRDIGKYGSGEFSMAVVQANQVLEDQSQIESGQFGTFVGIYDGHGGPEAARYVCDHLFSNFRAITAESHGVVTAETIQRAFRQTEEGFTTLVSELWGSRPSMATVGTCCLVGVIYQQTLFIASLGDSRVVLGKKVGNTGGMAAMQLSTEHNANIEAIRHELKELHPNDPQIVVLKHGVWRVKGIIQVSRSIGDLYMKHAQYNREPINAKFRLPEPMNMPLLSANPTIISHPLHPSDSFLIFASDGLWEHLSNEKAVDIVHSHPRAGSAKRLVKAALQEAARKREMRYSDLRKIDKKVRRHFHDDITVIVLFFNHDLISRGAVQDPPVSIRSALEH; this is encoded by the exons ATGCTCTGGGGATTGATGAATCTGTTCTCGCTCTGCTGGAAGCCATTCGGGCCTGACGGGGAAAATCACGAGACAAACGGCGTTCTTGGCGGCGGCGGCGGTACTACTGGTGGTTCAAGAGAAGGTAAAGACGGCTTGCTTTGGTTTCGGGATATAGGAAAATATGGTTCCGGGGAATTTTCCATGGCAGTGGTCCAAGCAAATCAGGTGCTTGAGGATCAAAGCCAGATCGAGTCCGGTCAATTCGGCACTTTTGTTGGGATCTATGATGGGCATGGCGGGCCCGAAGCGGCTCGTTACGTTTGCGATCACTTGTTCAGCAACTTTCGAG CAATAACAGCTGAGTCGCATGGAGTTGTGACTGCTGAGACCATTCAAAGAGCTTTTCGTCAAACAGAAGAAGGGTTTACCACGCTTGTGTCGGAATTATGGGGTTCTCGACCCAGTATGGCAACTGTTGGTACATGCTGTCTGGTTGGAGTAATATATCAGCAAACACTTTTTATCGCGAGTCTTGGTGATTCACGTGTTGTTCTGGGCAAGAAAGTTGGCAATACTGGTGGAATGGCTGCTATGCAGTTGTCAACTGAACACAATGCAAACATTGAGGCTATTAGGCACGAACTCAAGGAATTACACCCAAATGATCCGCAAATCGTTGTCCTCAAGCATGGGGTTTGGCGAGTAAAGGGCATTATTCAG GTTTCAAGATCTATAGGCGATCTTTATATGAAACATGCACAGTATAACAGGGAACCGATTAATGCGAAATTTAGACTTCCTGAACCAATGAACATGCCTTTATTGAGTGCCAATCCAACTATCATTTCTCATCCTCTCCACCCAAGTGATTCTTTCCTTATATTTGCATCCGATGGTCTATGGGAACACTTGAGTAATGAAAAAGCTGTGGATATCGTCCACAGTCATCCCCGTGCG GGGAGTGCCAAAAGGCTTGTCAAAGCTGCCCTACAAGAAGCAGCCCGGAAACGAGAAATGAGATATTCGGATCTTCGAAAGATTGACAAGAAGGTTCGACGTCATTTTCACGATGATATTACTGTTATTGTGTTATTCTTTAATCACGATCTTATATCGAGAGGTGCCGTCCAAGACCCTCCAGTATCGATTCGGAGTGCACTAGAACACTGA